CAACCATAAAAAGCTTTCCTTTAACCTCCCTAGGCACTTCCCAAactgaaccaaaaaataaaaaggaaagaaagaaagaaaggaaaagagagaaaaagaaaatgtcAAAGAGTCAGTTAAACTTATAATGTCAGCAGCCCTTCTGCTGCCTCACTATATTCCCTGAACACATGACAGATAGGGATAGTGTGACGGGTCATACCACGTAACGTACAGATCTCAAGGCTGACGAGATTCAGAGtgccaaatcgtagttgaaattaGAAATCAACCATGATCTGTATTAGAAGAAGTAGGAAACAATATCCCACTTATTGCTGGTTGTTTTCTCTGTGGCTCCAAACACCTAGTGAATTAAGTCGGCCGAGAAGCCCACCAACCACAATTTTGAGGTGCGCCTAAACACTACCTAATACATTGTATTCTTCACTGATGTATGTCATTGGCAACCTATGCCCATTTCTACTAGAAGGATGATTACCATGAAATCTTGTTggtggttttttattttattttattttattttatggaaTAGAAATAGCTGTCTGCATTCACCACTCTAGCAGAAACTATTGCTGTATTATTGTTTAGGATATATCATAGAAATACAGTCATCCACTTCATGCAATTTCGTGCAATGGTAAACACTAGGTGTTGGCAAACTTGAAGATGTTCCTGCTTATTTACCGATGATAACTCATGCATGCTGAATTTTCTTGGGAATCCTTTGTAAACAGTACTTGGAAATGGATTCTCTTATCTGATGCACTGATCCTTCACGGATCTTGATTGCAATGAAGAACAGTAAGGGTAGATGATGATCATGAGAAAGAGAACACTGAGATCCCACCATTTCGAGTGCTCCACATTAATCTCAAAGATGTTACTGAGAACATGATCACCGCTCGCCCATGGAAAATGTGCTTTATTCTTGAAATCAGTGCCTTCGAAATCATTCTTATATTGGCCCTGAATTACAAAAAGGAGAATACTGGTATCAGTTTGGTTCGGTCTATCTTCCTTTTACTTGTTGAGGCTGTTCTTGGATGATTCATTGACATTCAAAACGCAGAAATGACCAATGTGGGTCTAGCCCCAACTTGAAGAAGTTACTACCGTTTCACGTGGgacacgaaatgcatggaattgcaagTAGGGCTTTCGTAGTCAGTATGAATGAAAATGGTGCCACCAACTTCACTTCCGTCATCACCTTCGGCAAGATTATTTGTAATTCAGTTTAATTGAGTGTCCAATCGCTCTCTATAGCAAGAGCACTTAAACTACCAAAATACCTGCAAAGCCCAAAGTGGAAGCTGATGTTTGATGAAGGATGTTGCCATATGGGGTTCGGCATGTCATTTGGGATCCTGAAGCACCCAGAAACAAGCATGAAAACTCCCTGACACATGCATGAAATGAAATAGGTATTGTGAGCTTTTTAAAATAGGTATGCCTCTTTCCGTCTAACATCATTGAAGTAGGCGCTCCGACACATGTCAGATCAGACAGTTCAGGTTGGGCAACTAACCCATTATAGCTATTGTTATGGTGGACCAAAAAAACCTCTTCTAACAAGTATGTACTGAGAGGAAAAGTTTACAGAAATGCAAAGGATTTTTGCAGGAATATCCCAATCCTCATCATGGTACGCGAATGTGAGATCCCAGCTGTTCATCAACTGGGTTGCACCATGAACATGCCCTGGTCGGAAAACCAAGCCAGTCGGCAACATCCAGTTTGTCGAATGTAGAAATTTATACATCTTGCATTTACCTACCTTGGACCGCTCCTCTTAACTTCTCTTTTGCTTCGACATGATACTTAGACATGTtgtcatatttcaatttgcctcaATTGAAGTTATTTTCTCCACAGGGTTATTGATTctccccacctgaaatttttaggGATCCATGGCTTGCAAGTTTCAGAAATAACTCAGTTTGAAAACCTTTTAGTGTAAGTACGAATCTGTGACAAATGATGGGTTTCATGCATACTTCAGAATTCATCTTTCATTTATTGAAATCAGCATTTAGGCACTGGAGGAAATGATCAGATGGGTTCCTTATGTACAGGCATGCTGCAGAAAGAGAGGAGGATCAATGCTGTACTTGTAAGGGTATTCAAAACTGCAGAAAAAGAGGATGAGCAGTGCTGCACTGGTAAGGAGACAAATTCAAAAGGCAGATTTAAGGGGAGCTTTGTGGCATGTGTATGCGAGATTTGGATCATTCACCAAGCGGGGTGTGCCATGAGCATGTCCTGGCCCAAAAACCAGTTgggtcaactcatcaggtgggccacatgtcatGAAAAAAACCCATTGTCTATATTTAGTGTACATTTGTGGCCTACCCAAATATTAATGGCATGATATTTCATGGCAGGGATGTTTTGGTggtccccacctgatgaacagatgAGATCTCAGAAGTGTGCCATAAATATCCTCTGCAATCTCCTCTTACTATCTCTCCTTGGCGTAATATCATGTTACCTTGCATGCTTCTAAAGCCTGACAGAAATAAATGGTACTTTCACCAGATAGCAAATATAGGCTGTTGAAGAGCACGAATATCTCATAACTAGGCTGGTGAACTGCAGTTATTACGGCACAACCTTCCCTCCCTGCGCTGCAATTCAAAGTTTTGAATGACAACTGCTGTTAAGGACTTGAATCATCTGAGGATCACTTGCCAgcaatttcaaataaaaaaattatctAGTTATTATGGAATCAATAGATTCTCTCTTCATTGAAgtgatctttatttttcttctgaaTTCTTAATTGGTCTTTTAACAATACTAGATCAGAGGTGCAGTACTGTGCTTGATTGAACGAAATGGTTCCTTCTCACTCTTTCTTTTATTCAACCTACAGATAATCTGTCAAGTGATCATAGCCACTGGTTTGCATTTAACTGAGTCCAGCTGGATAGTTGGATTTTCCAATTGCGTAGATTTTTATTGCATCTCACAGCCATCTTTATTTGTTATTTTCCATTATAGTTTGAACAACCAAAGCTTTCTTCTCCTGCCCGAGCATCGGATCAGGAAAACGCAGGCGGGCCAAATATAGAAGGGTCTCCGTTACTGTTAGTGTTCCAATCAAGAACTCATCTTGGGTCACGTATGCCTGAAATTCCAGACGTCGATGCCATTAGAAATGCTAGTGGGatgattcatcaggtgggccccacatgtacttTTTCACTCTCTGGAAGTGAATGAAGCAGCATTGCAGTTCAATTTATGAAACCAGAAACAATGACAGGAAATAAATACAGAAACCCAACTTAAAATATTTCAGAAAGGATGCCTTTCTCACTCGTCCATTCAACAAAACAGAGCCAGAGACATCAGCATTTTCCGGCAACCGGCCCACCAGTGCATCAAGCATGGTTGATTTACCCGACCCAGGACCCATCACGGCCATTAAGGTCCCTGAAGTAATGCAGCCCATCAAGCCCTGAACAACTGTCTGAATTCCTCCCTTCATTGAAGGAATCGGCCGGACTATCAAATCCTTCCACAACCGCCTCACCGACGTAGTCCGACTTCTCTACATACAAGCTATGATACATTGGGCTGAGAGTTTCCGCCATCTCTCCATGGGCATTGCTTGAATCCATTTCTGTGATTGAATGTTGAAATTGTGAAGATTTTTCCTGATTATAGGAACTTGATTGAAAGAAGTGATGGGGTTGGTGTGCCATTCGGCATGCTTTTGATTCCTGATTTTCTGTTAATGGAAGACGCGACGGTTTTGATTtcatgaatctctctctctctctctctatctctcacgcTCATTGGGCCTGGATTTCAAATGGGGTAGTTGGTTTTTATCTTTTTGCTTCTAGTGACCGTTACTACTCTCGCAAAAAAACATCTATAACCTTGTAGCAAAAGGCCAATGGTTGGTGTTATGATCCATACGGTTGAACAACAAGGGACAGCTGTAGATGGAGAATCGCTCCAAAATCATGCTGATCAGATGTTCCTGGAGACGTTttgggtcccatcagatcaacggttcgtGTCACTGAACTACAGACCTCAGAGGCTTATTCGCCTATCCTTCCACACTGGTGGGAATCGTTGGCCCTGTCATAAATAGAGCAGAGCTCAAAAACACGCTGATCGGACGGTCTGGGAAATTTTCGGCGATGTTCTGTCCACATCGTGGCCCTTGGATAGATGATCTGCATGCATCATTGAAATGGAGATCTCACGTGTAAGGATTGGTGATCAAAGGTCTAGATCGGATCAGCAATCGTAACCTTTTTATCATTGGCCAATCAGCAGAGGCTTACTAAAAGAATTGGGAGTCGATTCTGTCAGGCCGTGAccgcgtggcccaccttgatgtatgtttcatatccacgccgtccatccgttttgccagatcattttacgttacgtgcccaaaaatgaagcaggtccaaatctcaggtggaccacaccacggttAAGAGTGGTGAATGAACGATCACGTTTAAAAACATCCTACGGTCCAtcgtaatgttcatttgccatcgaACCTGCTGATAAAGTCATATAcacgtagatgaagggaaaacacaaatatcagcttgatcctaaacttttgcccacaagaatttttgaatggtgggcattcaatcatcactgtttcctacggtatggtccacctgatacttttggatctgcttcatttttgggctcacaacctaaaatgagctggaaaaagggatggacggtgtggatatgcaacacatacatcaaggtgggccccaaggtctcggcctaatccgctcccgaagGGATGATGTAATTGTCcacattcaatttttaaaaagGCCATGTCTAAAAAGGTGAGAGAACTGTCATGTTTGAAACTCGAACAGCGCATGTGGGGGCGTGCTACATTACACCAGGATCGCACGACCCATAAAACGTGACACTACCATAATCAGGACACGTGTTTGCTTGCCAATACGGATCTACGTTCGGGATTTCAGTCCGTAAAAGTGCAAATCTGAACCCTTCGATATGTATCTTAAAAATAGACGATCGAGAAACAAAATTCAGTAACGACCCACCACCCACACGTTCACCCGATTAAGACTGAtgatttgatggctaggatcttaaAACCTGCTGAATTTTCATGGATGGTTCAATCATGGTCGGACTCATCATATCCAGGGCTTGACCCATCCGTACGAAAGCATGCGTGCCCGTATGGCAGActtgtgcaagatctgagctttccatcggGTGGGATTCACGTCCTTTCACTCCTCAGGTGGACCAACAATTACTTTGGTACACTGTCACTGCGGCCCACGGAACGAGTGAAATgtatagtatggcccaccatggccTGATCATTTGATATAAACGTGCAAGGCCCTTCGAATCGAAGATATATTGGCATTATAAAAACATGGATCATctaaggtggagcccacatatcGTGGACGGTCCTGATCCACTGTCTACCattccatttggacggtggaagGTAGCTTTATGACGTATGATAGGGAGGCTCTATCCTATCATTTCCGGAACAGCTCACCATCCATTAACTTTCCGTTTTTGACCTTATGATATCCCACTAACCCTAGTCTTTAGTGGGGGTCTTAGGTGTTGCTTTCTAGTCATTCTTTTCCGTTCCTCGCAAGCAAGATACGTGTACCACTAACGAATGGATATCACGAGATGGGTCATATCTGCATGTTGAATTAAACCATTGGTTGCCCATCAATGCAATAGTATGGCCTACCTAATCAGCAGAACGGTTTGATTTTTGTCCTAGGTGATCTTCATCGAGGGGCCTACCTTTTTCATGGCACCCATGTCGCTGGACTATTTGCACCTAGCATCATTTATATTAAAAATACGTCCAATCACCATTTTAACACATTTACTTTTGGGGGACATTACAGATTACTTAAGGTTCTTAAGTATCAATTTCATCTGATCATTCTAGCGATTCCATTCATAAGTGTTGTTGTTGTCATCTTTATCCAAGTTTTACTCCAGTTAATAgaattggctacatgaatcttgttccagcTTTTTATGTTGGGAGGCTATATTTACCAACTTTCGAATCTGTTAGTGATACAAACCAATAGAAGAAAATATTAAACACGGAAACTCAAAAGGCCAAACTAAAGGCAAGAAGCCGAAAGTACAAAGATCTTCACCTCATACACATGTTCCcttgattagagagagagagagagagagagagagagagcacttaACAAAGCTTAGCAAAAAACTAAGTTTTACaacgttagagagagagagagagaggggacttCTTCTGAGCTCTTTTAGAGCCTTCTACTTGTAGCCAAGGAAAATAAATGACTATAAAAAGGCCACCTTTAAGAGTTGGACTTTTATCCTCATGTCAGTATAAATTTTCATAGCAACTTAGGAAATGTATATATATTGGACCTGATGGACAGTCCGGATAGATCAATAGACTATAAATTCTCTGAAAGAAGTCGGCTCCACAACCCCAAGTGCTCATTATACTTATTATACATTGACAATATATTACCAATGCATATATTATATTTCAGTTTATCACAATAAGCTAAAACTCCTGCAATATTCTCTGTAGTTGATAAATTAATTTGCAGCAACATAACTTGGAGCTTACATAATAGTTTAGAAACCCAAAAACTCAAACTCGCCCTGAAACCCAATTGAGTCCAAATTGACTCGAAAGTGAGTTTCTCTATAAAAAAAATCAGTAGTTATTGGAAATTTAAAATGtattaaataagataaataaCATTGTAATGTGCCTTCGTGCTTGATAGAGTTTCATGTAGTTTTCTCAAGTTGTAGTGAGTTTTTCTATTGTTGTAAATGAATCTAGCGCAGACAAGAGTTTATCTCAGTTGTGGTGAAATCTAGTTGAATGATGTGTAATTTTTTCAACTTTTAAACAACTAATAAACTCCCAACAAATAAATGAGGTTGAACCAAGCATGCTCTGCAAATGTTTTGTGTGAACCCCACTCTAGTGGGTTGCTTCAAGTTTACCCCATATTCcaaaatcaaaccaatccaaAACACATGCTTCGCAGTACAAGAGATATGGATGCCCACCATGAAAACATATCAAATCGTGTGGGCTTACCTTTGGACGTACAACCCTTACTACCGGGCCTACCTTGATGACTGCCCAGCTGTTTTGCCAGATATCCTTGAgctgtccaaaaatgaagcagatctaattctcaagtagaccatgccgcAGGAAATAATGTtggttgaccattaatgagccacaaaggttttgaattaagttgatatatgttatttccttttatttacaggttggatggcaaataaatgctatggtaACATTACAACtgcccctaggaagtttttaactgtggggcgttcaatcactgatggtccacctgagctttggatcttcttcatttttcagctcatgctctataatgatttGGTAAaacagaaggtgggccccatggtaagggctgcaccatcttgtgtgaggccatggggcgCACCCAATCTCCTCGattttttaaatctcatccaatatgttcatcaGATGCTacccaccaggatgaatggacactCCAAATCAGGTAATTCCTAGAGGTTTTACTAATGATTTTACATAGTgggtccactagagttttggatgtgCCCGATCTTTGGGACATGGAATGAACTTGAAAGGGCGTTCCTCATGTAATGCAAGCAATTGGTGGTCCTTTACAAACTTTTAGAGGCTCCGTTTAAAAGCTTTCGAAAAAGCTGGTGGATTCAGGTTCGAGTAAACCAGAGCCCCACACATCCTCTTCAAACGGGTTTCAACTTTCATGTCACGGTCCGAATATGACGCACGACTCGATGACTGTGGCCCGCACCCATCAACCATCATTGCCAACCCGAATCCCCGCTTTTTTTTCCATTCACCAATGACATCGCATTCATAACACCGACGAGGACCAtggatatggtgggccacgtccgaATTCTCATCCTTTACAAACAAAGATGATAGCAATGGGAACTCAATTAGCCAGCTCTTCAATAGTCGCTGAAGAAAAGCACTCACTCAATGAGCTGACCAATCGAACAGTTGAGATCGTTTCATGTCACAACttctgatggtggcccaccagatcaaatgTCCCAGTAACCATTCCCGTGATTCACGTATAAAGTCAGTGGTAATGGTGGCGGTGGGCCCAACATCCAGCACGCCATGGGAGCGTATTCAAGCATGGGATGGACAGTGAAAAGAGCTAATGgtcccatgtaaaaaaaaaaccttccatACATACAAGAAATGGCTATTTCGCACtttcaacggtgggtcccacgcgtgtaCATGCGCACGTGATGCTTTTCCGCGCGTCCGCGCGTGCAGTAACAGTTATGGAAGTCCTACCAAAGACGCGCTTcggtgaaaaattaaaaaatagaatccGGCCACGTAACCAAACACTCACCGGTTTCCCGGCGAGCGGAAAACTATCAATCCAcgaaaattactaaaatacccttttTATTTTATCAGTCTTAAGCAAAAACAACCgtcacatccaaaccatctacatgtACATAACACATGTATCTAAACAAAATACCGCTCATACTAGATATACCTAAACCACTTTCCAGTATCCCGACCACCGGAAAACCGTGCATCCTAGCAGTAGGCCACGCACTTCTTCTTGCAATCCATGGTGCAACCGCCGCCACCGCCCCCGCTGCCGTAGTTCTTGCCGGATCGGCTATACGACGTGAAGCACTTCGCCGGACACCTCAGCTTCTTCTTGTAGCAGGGCCCGCGCTCCGTACAGGTCACCGTTGGACGTACGATCCCACCGCGGGAGTATCCGCCGGAGGGCCCGCCATAGCCGGCGCCGTATCCGCCGCTGATGCCCTTGCCGAAACCTGGCACGGTGCCGAAGCCCGGTACGGTGAAACCGCCACCGGGGGTGAAGAAGCCACCTCCGTTTCCGCCTTTTCCGCTTCCTGTGGGCGATTTCTTCAGCTCGGAGGAGTAAAACGAGTCCGACTCGGGCTGGGCCGAGTCGGAGGCGGAAACGGCTGTCAGCAGCAAAACCGCTATGAGAAAACCGCTGGTAGAATTCATGTCTGGTTTTCGAGGATGGGAGTTAGAGAGGGCTGGAGTTGTTAAATAGAGAGGAAGCGCATGGCAGGGCCGAGGTTTTGCTGTGAGTTCACCACTTTTTTCGAAATGGCGATGGTCCTTCTTTCTTACACGTGACACAGATTACGACTATGTAGACCACTAACATTGCGTGAAACTTTTGTTGATACAACCCACATTTCTCGTACCGATCTctaaatcctacccgtccatttggtggctatcaa
This region of Magnolia sinica isolate HGM2019 chromosome 1, MsV1, whole genome shotgun sequence genomic DNA includes:
- the LOC131231866 gene encoding glycine-rich cell wall structural protein 2-like, giving the protein MNSTSGFLIAVLLLTAVSASDSAQPESDSFYSSELKKSPTGSGKGGNGGGFFTPGGGFTVPGFGTVPGFGKGISGGYGAGYGGPSGGYSRGGIVRPTVTCTERGPCYKKKLRCPAKCFTSYSRSGKNYGSGGGGGGCTMDCKKKCVAYC